One Pleurocapsa sp. PCC 7327 DNA segment encodes these proteins:
- a CDS encoding FkbM family methyltransferase has protein sequence MKRIKGLMKEILSKTLRTMGYEIVYHGHNFRVKDERANEYARNAHLQYIFDRMNINCVFDIGANEGQYARNLRGLGYDGYIISFEPVSATYSILEKSASRDPKWKAYKLALGTENKKSEINLFGTSLFNSFLTYENEEVSTSNISKLCSQADLPTESYTIAGREEVEIKRLDNVYNEIVKDLGIECRLFIKLDTQGYDLEVLKGGKETIQKAIGLQSEISFIQLYQGMPGYLDSLHFFESLGFQVTGLFCVSRYAKSLAAVEFDCIMKSSLID, from the coding sequence ATGAAGCGAATCAAAGGCTTGATGAAAGAAATACTAAGCAAGACATTGAGAACTATGGGTTATGAAATAGTTTACCATGGGCATAACTTTAGAGTGAAAGACGAGCGAGCAAATGAATATGCAAGAAATGCACATCTTCAATACATTTTTGACCGCATGAATATCAATTGTGTTTTTGATATTGGAGCAAATGAAGGACAGTATGCAAGAAATTTGAGAGGGCTTGGTTATGATGGCTACATAATTTCCTTTGAACCAGTGTCGGCAACATACTCAATATTGGAAAAATCTGCTAGTAGAGACCCTAAATGGAAGGCATACAAACTCGCATTGGGTACCGAAAATAAAAAATCTGAAATTAATTTGTTTGGTACATCGCTTTTTAACTCATTTTTAACTTATGAAAATGAAGAAGTTAGTACTAGCAATATAAGTAAATTGTGCAGCCAAGCCGATCTTCCAACAGAATCTTATACGATTGCAGGAAGGGAAGAAGTAGAAATCAAAAGACTGGATAATGTCTACAATGAAATCGTTAAAGATTTGGGTATTGAGTGTAGGCTATTTATTAAGCTTGATACTCAGGGTTACGATCTTGAAGTTTTAAAGGGTGGAAAAGAAACAATTCAGAAAGCCATCGGACTTCAATCAGAAATTTCATTTATTCAACTGTATCAAGGAATGCCGGGCTACCTAGATTCACTTCATTTTTTTGAGTCTTTAGGATTTCAAGTAACCGGACTCTTTTGCGTCTCAAGATATGCTAAGAGTTTGGCGGCAGTAGAATTCGATTGTATTATGAAGTCATCATTGATTGACTAA
- a CDS encoding class I SAM-dependent methyltransferase, giving the protein MSVFGNYARYYDLLYRDKDYAGEAQFVNQLLQTYAPGSQSILELGCGTGTHAILLAKEGYYINGVDLSHEMLQKAKQRLSQMSDRLAGQLELCQGDVREVRLNKQFDAVISLFHVVSYQSTIEDLRAIFSTVKSHLKPGGIFIFDCWYGPAVLTARPTVRVKRLEDEAIQVTRIAEPILYPNDNLVDVNYHVFIRDKSSGVVEEVRETHRMRYLFRSEVDLLLAEADLEAVISREWITDREPGFDTWGVYYVVRDR; this is encoded by the coding sequence ATGAGTGTATTTGGCAATTATGCCCGTTACTACGATTTGCTCTATCGGGATAAAGACTATGCTGGGGAAGCACAGTTTGTCAATCAATTGCTCCAAACCTATGCCCCGGGTAGTCAATCGATTTTAGAGTTGGGTTGTGGTACTGGAACTCATGCCATTCTGTTGGCAAAAGAGGGCTATTACATTAATGGGGTGGACTTGAGTCATGAAATGCTCCAAAAGGCTAAGCAGCGTCTTTCCCAAATGTCCGATCGACTAGCAGGTCAACTGGAATTGTGCCAAGGCGATGTCCGTGAGGTTCGTCTGAACAAACAATTTGATGCGGTCATTTCCTTGTTTCATGTAGTCAGCTATCAATCGACCATTGAGGACTTGCGAGCTATATTTTCCACTGTAAAATCTCATCTGAAGCCCGGTGGAATTTTCATTTTCGATTGCTGGTATGGACCGGCAGTGCTCACTGCTCGCCCTACTGTGCGCGTGAAACGTTTGGAAGATGAAGCGATTCAAGTTACCCGCATTGCAGAGCCTATACTTTACCCAAACGATAATTTAGTAGATGTCAACTATCATGTTTTCATTCGCGACAAGAGTAGTGGGGTTGTAGAGGAAGTCAGGGAAACCCACCGGATGCGTTATCTATTTCGATCGGAAGTAGACTTACTTCTTGCAGAAGCTGATTTGGAGGCTGTAATCAGCCGGGAGTGGATTACTGACCGGGAGCCAGGATTTGACACTTGGGGTGTTTATTATGTGGTGCGAGACCGATGA
- a CDS encoding DegT/DnrJ/EryC1/StrS aminotransferase family protein, giving the protein MKPIPVNEPLLDGNEKKYLNKCIDTGWISSEGPFIRQFEEQFAARVGRKYGIAVSNGSVAIDAAIAALKIGKGDEVILPTFTIISCAAAIVRVGAVPVVVDCISDTWNMDVRQIEAKITPRTKAIMVVHIYGLPVNMDPVLALADKYGLYVIEDAAEMHGQTYRDRPCGSFGTISTFSFYPNKHITTGEGGMILTDDEHLAERCRSLRNLCFQPHQRFVHEELGWNFRMTNLQAAIGVAQLERLDEFVARKRHIGQLYTKLLSNIPQLQLPLPKTDYATNIYWVYGIVLNDEVPFDAKEAMHRLGQYKIGTRPFFWCMHEQPVFRRMGLFEGVSCPIAEKLARRGFYIPSGMALTDEQIGQVAQVLREVIQ; this is encoded by the coding sequence ATGAAACCAATTCCAGTTAACGAACCCCTTTTAGACGGAAACGAAAAGAAGTATCTTAATAAATGTATCGATACGGGTTGGATTTCCTCAGAGGGTCCGTTTATTAGGCAATTCGAAGAACAGTTTGCTGCCCGTGTAGGGCGTAAATACGGGATTGCAGTAAGCAATGGTTCTGTTGCTATTGATGCGGCGATCGCTGCCCTCAAAATTGGCAAAGGCGATGAGGTAATTTTGCCAACCTTCACGATTATTTCCTGTGCCGCAGCGATCGTCCGGGTGGGAGCTGTGCCAGTTGTGGTGGATTGCATCTCCGATACTTGGAACATGGACGTTCGCCAGATTGAAGCCAAGATTACCCCTAGAACTAAAGCCATTATGGTCGTCCACATTTATGGTTTGCCCGTAAACATGGATCCAGTGCTGGCACTGGCAGATAAGTATGGCTTGTACGTTATAGAAGATGCCGCCGAAATGCACGGACAGACTTACCGGGATCGTCCCTGTGGCAGTTTTGGCACTATCAGTACATTTAGCTTCTACCCAAACAAGCACATCACTACAGGCGAAGGGGGAATGATACTCACAGATGACGAGCATCTGGCGGAACGCTGCCGCTCTTTGAGAAACTTGTGCTTCCAACCCCATCAACGATTCGTCCATGAAGAATTGGGTTGGAACTTTCGCATGACTAACCTACAGGCAGCAATAGGGGTTGCCCAGTTAGAGCGGCTCGATGAGTTTGTAGCTCGCAAACGTCACATAGGACAACTCTACACCAAACTGCTGTCGAACATTCCTCAACTGCAGCTCCCGCTTCCTAAGACCGATTATGCTACTAATATTTACTGGGTATATGGAATTGTCTTAAATGATGAGGTGCCTTTTGATGCGAAGGAGGCAATGCACCGTTTGGGACAGTATAAAATTGGTACTCGTCCCTTCTTTTGGTGCATGCACGAGCAGCCAGTTTTCCGCCGGATGGGCTTGTTTGAGGGCGTATCATGTCCGATCGCAGAAAAACTCGCTCGTCGAGGTTTCTATATTCCCAGCGGTATGGCATTGACCGACGAGCAGATCGGGCAAGTGGCTCAAGTTTTGAGAGAGGTAATTCAATGA
- a CDS encoding glycosyltransferase family 8 protein: MKTANLTTNQGTANTPDPNTIVVVCAADNGYAMQVAVTMHSILDNLSADRKLLLFIIDGGIEDYNKRKIVKGLHPNRCEVRWLPQPDALLGDIQVLRDFSIGNITEPKHLTIAAYYRLVIPELIPDEIKKAIYLDCDLILNTNIGHLWDLDIGENYLLAAQDLTVLTVSAPTGLLNYKELGLSPDAKYFNSGVLAIDVAKWRADNISAKALKYLREKREYVRWHDQDVLNAVLADRWGELHPAWNQIPTIYRFQSWQDSPYTEDVYNELVYNPYIIHFGGSAKPWNSREEHPFRHLFFKYVDMTAWSGWRFSIWRRLWRRLNREAKQLFNFLLPTKKDSVKNSAQVAAN; encoded by the coding sequence ATGAAGACTGCTAATTTAACTACCAATCAAGGTACTGCGAACACCCCAGACCCTAATACAATTGTTGTAGTATGTGCCGCTGATAATGGGTATGCAATGCAGGTCGCTGTAACAATGCATTCTATCCTTGACAATCTTAGTGCGGATCGAAAACTGCTCCTGTTTATTATTGATGGAGGGATCGAGGATTACAACAAGCGCAAGATTGTCAAAGGTCTCCATCCAAATCGATGTGAAGTTAGGTGGCTACCGCAACCGGATGCCTTGCTTGGAGACATTCAAGTTCTTCGAGATTTTTCGATTGGAAACATTACGGAACCGAAACACCTTACAATCGCTGCATACTACAGACTTGTCATTCCCGAGCTGATACCTGATGAAATCAAGAAGGCGATCTATCTCGATTGCGATCTAATTCTGAATACCAATATCGGGCATCTGTGGGATCTAGACATCGGAGAAAATTATCTATTGGCAGCACAGGATCTGACAGTATTAACCGTGTCTGCACCAACCGGGCTATTAAATTATAAAGAATTGGGTTTGTCCCCAGATGCTAAATACTTCAACTCCGGAGTTTTGGCGATCGATGTTGCCAAATGGCGGGCAGACAACATCAGTGCTAAAGCTTTGAAATACCTAAGAGAAAAACGAGAATACGTGCGATGGCACGATCAGGACGTTTTGAATGCCGTACTCGCCGATCGTTGGGGAGAACTACATCCCGCTTGGAATCAGATCCCTACCATCTATCGCTTCCAATCTTGGCAGGATAGCCCTTATACAGAGGACGTCTATAATGAGTTAGTCTACAATCCTTACATCATCCATTTTGGAGGATCTGCCAAGCCATGGAACTCCCGTGAAGAACATCCATTCAGGCACCTGTTCTTTAAGTACGTTGATATGACGGCATGGTCGGGCTGGCGATTTTCTATTTGGAGACGCCTCTGGCGCCGACTAAATCGAGAGGCAAAACAATTATTCAATTTCCTACTACCTACTAAAAAAGATAGCGTAAAAAATTCGGCTCAAGTTGCTGCTAACTAA
- a CDS encoding ABC transporter ATP-binding protein yields the protein MLRSFSRFLYILAGKKKQLVFLVFLFLFVSLLETLGIGLIGPFIALATNLELIEQNSWLSWIYVQLGFQDRVQLICLFGLAILGILYFKSFLGFQIQKYIFEFGFKQQVDLRSRLMHAYLSTDYAFHLNRNTAVSIQTIVRETFNFANGILMPILFSASHFIVICALTLLLLKTDLTATAIILIVLLLVSSLLYQFKDKVTRWGKEAHEADIEMIRIINHGLGGFKETRVIGCESYFEGQLSEQAEKFKNAVASFNAFSLLPRYMLEPLLITFLVGFTIVHLISHQSAEHLTATLGVFGMASVRLLPAASSFMQSFSGIKNSSYVIDRLYLDLKEIEKAEFEGRERTLQNNSKNLWLVGNKQEPVMAFSDRIILDKVTYCYPEISEPSLKDISIVIKKGESIGLIGKSGAGKTTLVDVILGLLTPESGDIQIDGVSISHNLRSWQNLIGYIPQSIFLIDDTIERNIAFGVPDEQIDRARLEKAIQAAQLTELIDDLPDGIKTIVGERGVRLSGGQRQRVGIARALYHEREILVLDEATAALDNETESLVSEAIKSLSGTKTMIIIAHRLSTIEHCDRIYLLEKGQIARSGSYQEVVAAKHTIADFSS from the coding sequence ATGCTCAGATCTTTTTCTAGATTTTTATATATTCTGGCAGGAAAGAAAAAACAGCTTGTTTTTCTTGTCTTTTTATTTTTGTTTGTTTCCCTGCTAGAAACCTTAGGAATTGGACTCATCGGACCATTTATAGCATTGGCTACTAATTTAGAGCTAATCGAGCAGAATTCCTGGTTGAGTTGGATTTACGTACAACTAGGATTTCAAGATCGAGTCCAGTTGATTTGCTTGTTTGGTTTAGCCATTCTCGGCATCTTGTACTTTAAATCCTTCTTAGGGTTTCAGATTCAGAAGTATATTTTTGAATTTGGCTTTAAACAACAGGTGGATTTACGCTCTAGATTGATGCATGCATATTTAAGTACCGATTATGCTTTCCATTTAAATCGAAATACAGCCGTATCAATCCAAACAATTGTCAGGGAAACTTTTAATTTTGCCAATGGCATTTTGATGCCCATTCTTTTTTCAGCCTCTCATTTTATTGTTATCTGTGCTCTGACCTTACTGCTTCTCAAGACAGATTTAACAGCTACAGCCATCATTTTAATAGTTTTACTTCTTGTATCTTCCTTACTCTATCAGTTCAAAGATAAGGTAACTCGCTGGGGGAAAGAAGCCCATGAGGCTGATATCGAGATGATTCGTATTATCAACCACGGATTGGGAGGATTTAAGGAAACCAGGGTTATTGGTTGTGAATCTTATTTTGAGGGTCAGCTTTCCGAACAAGCCGAAAAATTTAAAAATGCTGTGGCATCATTCAATGCTTTTTCTCTCTTGCCACGCTATATGCTAGAGCCTCTACTAATTACCTTTCTAGTAGGCTTTACAATTGTCCATCTGATTTCCCATCAAAGTGCAGAACACCTAACTGCAACTTTAGGAGTATTTGGAATGGCTTCAGTTCGATTGCTACCAGCAGCCAGTAGTTTTATGCAGTCATTTAGCGGGATCAAAAACTCTAGCTACGTCATCGATCGACTTTATCTAGATTTGAAAGAGATAGAAAAAGCGGAATTTGAAGGGAGAGAAAGGACACTTCAAAACAATAGTAAAAATCTATGGCTGGTTGGCAATAAACAGGAGCCTGTTATGGCTTTCAGCGATCGAATAATTCTAGATAAAGTAACCTATTGTTATCCTGAGATCTCAGAACCTTCTCTTAAAGATATCTCGATAGTCATTAAGAAAGGAGAGTCTATTGGTTTAATTGGAAAATCTGGAGCGGGAAAGACAACATTAGTCGATGTGATTTTAGGTCTTTTAACGCCTGAAAGTGGAGATATTCAAATCGATGGTGTATCTATAAGTCATAATTTGCGCTCCTGGCAGAATTTGATTGGCTATATTCCCCAATCTATTTTTCTGATAGATGACACTATTGAACGAAACATTGCATTTGGCGTTCCGGACGAACAAATCGATCGAGCACGCTTGGAAAAAGCCATTCAAGCAGCGCAGCTTACAGAACTAATTGATGACCTTCCAGATGGTATTAAGACCATTGTTGGCGAACGAGGAGTTCGTTTGTCTGGAGGTCAGCGTCAGCGAGTTGGAATTGCTAGGGCACTTTATCACGAACGGGAAATTCTGGTACTTGATGAAGCGACGGCGGCTCTGGATAACGAAACCGAAAGTCTGGTAAGCGAAGCCATTAAATCGCTAAGTGGGACAAAAACCATGATTATTATTGCTCATCGTCTCTCGACAATCGAGCATTGCGATCGCATTTATTTACTAGAGAAAGGTCAAATAGCTAGGTCGGGTAGCTATCAAGAAGTTGTTGCTGCCAAACATACCATAGCGGATTTCAGCTCGTAA
- a CDS encoding pentapeptide repeat-containing protein, which translates to MVKNVEMTNVEQLLRQYWAGERDFKRINLHAADLKEVCLIDADLEEANLEGANLYRANLKGSCLYRTNLARSNLREANLSGAEMWKIDLGQANLEETDLSGANLNGAYLWKAKLCIANLERAYLKEVNLVQCDLWRANLRGAYLIGANLTGASLKGACLERAKYDEKTIFPDDFDPISAGMQTCEGY; encoded by the coding sequence ATGGTGAAAAATGTAGAAATGACTAATGTCGAGCAACTGCTAAGACAATATTGGGCAGGAGAAAGAGATTTTAAAAGAATCAATCTCCATGCTGCCGATTTGAAAGAAGTCTGCTTGATAGATGCCGATTTAGAGGAAGCTAATTTGGAGGGAGCTAATCTTTACCGAGCTAACCTAAAAGGAAGTTGCCTCTACAGAACCAATCTAGCTCGCTCCAATCTCAGAGAAGCTAACCTGAGCGGCGCTGAAATGTGGAAGATCGATCTCGGTCAAGCTAACCTAGAAGAAACCGACCTGAGCGGTGCCAATTTGAACGGAGCTTACCTTTGGAAAGCAAAACTCTGTATCGCCAACCTAGAGCGAGCTTACCTTAAAGAGGTCAATTTGGTTCAATGCGACTTATGGAGAGCGAACTTGAGAGGAGCTTACCTGATTGGTGCAAACCTCACAGGAGCGAGTTTAAAAGGGGCTTGCTTGGAGAGAGCTAAGTACGATGAAAAAACAATTTTTCCAGATGATTTCGATCCCATCAGTGCTGGAATGCAGACCTGTGAAGGATATTAA
- a CDS encoding tyrosine-protein kinase domain-containing protein: MNSERNSHPWLLASAARFNESDEGGLNLGQIIAVIRRKAVLIAGITLGVAALAGIKAITDDPIYQGQFEILIEPETIESKVISSANRDTISDKGIDTVQEDEVKLKILKSPEVMAPIVKQLQALYPKITYESLFNDVNITTKGEKTLILTVSYQNKDPKQVKTVLDTVSKAYLDYSLNTRQTGIRRGIDFVEGQLPQLQESVAVQQQRLQKIRQQNNIIDPEIKGQQLSTLIGSFEQQQLQTQLELNEAKALYTSMQQELTRQEASSVALAALAENTRYQNLLNQLLEIDSQMAKSSALLLEESAEMKTLKQQRQNLLPLLRREGLRVARETSNRIQQLETRNKLLTQTLDRLNRDVKQLSLVLRQYNDIQRELEIATENLNQFLSKREGLKIDAAQKELPWRLLTPPPEELVPVSISLRKNLLLGVILGLLLGLGAALASDKLSNLLYTSQEVKEVAKLPILGVIPFERVLEKWSPLEERYAPIDRPARVLMPSDRNGKSQAFSVSPAFLEAFRFLYTNIRLLKSNPPIQSLVVSSASSEDGKSTVALYLAQTAASMGQRVLLVDVDLRYPSLHDRLMLSNQQGVSDILSSETLDFNHAIQRSPLEDNLYILTSGSIPADPTRFLASVKMQELMERLQAAFDLVIYKASSLSEFADPYLLANHTNGILLVAGLGKLKRPVLEHALDELRISGTPILGVVANMARNSVSASRREELTKERVAY; the protein is encoded by the coding sequence ATGAACTCTGAACGCAATTCTCACCCGTGGCTGCTAGCCAGTGCTGCTCGGTTTAACGAGAGTGATGAAGGGGGATTAAATCTAGGGCAAATCATCGCCGTTATCCGTCGTAAGGCAGTTTTAATTGCTGGTATCACTCTCGGGGTCGCAGCTTTAGCTGGAATCAAGGCTATTACCGACGATCCGATCTATCAGGGTCAGTTCGAGATTTTAATCGAGCCAGAGACGATTGAGTCTAAAGTCATCTCTTCGGCTAACCGCGATACCATAAGCGATAAAGGTATCGATACTGTCCAGGAAGACGAAGTCAAGCTCAAGATATTAAAGAGTCCCGAAGTGATGGCTCCCATTGTCAAACAGCTTCAAGCTCTTTATCCAAAGATTACCTACGAATCCCTTTTTAACGACGTAAACATTACGACCAAGGGAGAAAAAACCCTAATTTTGACAGTCTCCTACCAAAATAAAGATCCCAAACAAGTCAAAACCGTTTTAGATACCGTTTCTAAGGCTTATTTGGACTATAGCCTCAACACTCGTCAGACTGGGATCCGACGAGGAATCGACTTTGTTGAAGGACAACTGCCTCAATTGCAAGAGAGCGTTGCCGTTCAGCAACAGCGACTGCAAAAAATCCGGCAGCAGAACAATATTATCGATCCAGAAATCAAAGGTCAACAACTGTCTACTTTGATTGGCTCTTTCGAACAACAGCAGTTGCAAACTCAGCTCGAACTCAATGAAGCCAAAGCGCTTTATACTTCGATGCAACAAGAATTGACGCGACAGGAAGCTAGTTCGGTTGCCCTGGCAGCGCTGGCTGAAAATACTCGCTATCAGAACTTACTCAACCAGTTGCTCGAAATCGACAGTCAAATGGCTAAAAGCTCCGCCTTACTGCTGGAAGAAAGTGCAGAAATGAAGACTCTCAAGCAGCAGCGGCAAAATTTACTGCCCTTGCTTCGTCGCGAAGGGCTTAGAGTGGCCAGAGAGACCTCTAATCGCATCCAGCAGCTAGAAACCCGAAATAAACTCTTAACGCAGACGCTAGATCGTCTCAATCGGGACGTGAAGCAATTGTCGTTAGTTCTGCGTCAATACAATGACATTCAGCGAGAACTGGAAATCGCCACAGAAAACCTAAATCAATTTCTGTCTAAGCGCGAGGGCTTGAAAATCGATGCAGCTCAAAAGGAATTGCCTTGGCGGTTATTGACTCCTCCTCCAGAGGAGCTCGTACCAGTCTCTATTAGTCTCCGGAAAAACTTATTGTTGGGGGTAATTTTAGGGTTGCTATTGGGTTTGGGAGCGGCTTTAGCCTCAGACAAACTGAGCAATCTACTCTATACTTCTCAAGAAGTTAAGGAAGTCGCCAAGCTACCAATTCTGGGCGTGATTCCTTTTGAAAGAGTCTTAGAAAAATGGTCTCCCCTTGAAGAGCGCTACGCTCCGATCGACAGACCCGCTCGCGTTCTGATGCCGAGCGACAGAAACGGAAAATCTCAAGCTTTTTCTGTGAGTCCTGCTTTTCTGGAAGCTTTCCGCTTTCTCTACACCAATATTCGTCTGCTCAAATCCAATCCTCCCATCCAATCGCTTGTCGTCAGTTCGGCTTCGTCTGAAGACGGAAAGTCTACCGTTGCTCTCTATCTCGCTCAGACGGCAGCAAGCATGGGTCAGCGAGTTTTATTGGTAGATGTCGACCTGCGCTATCCCAGCCTGCACGATCGCTTGATGTTGTCCAACCAACAAGGGGTATCGGATATTCTGTCTTCAGAAACGCTCGACTTCAACCATGCCATCCAGCGATCGCCGCTTGAAGATAACCTCTACATTCTGACCTCTGGATCGATTCCAGCCGATCCAACCAGATTTCTCGCTTCTGTAAAAATGCAGGAGTTAATGGAGAGACTGCAAGCCGCCTTCGATCTAGTTATCTACAAAGCCTCGTCCCTTTCAGAATTTGCCGATCCCTATCTACTAGCCAACCATACTAATGGCATTCTGCTCGTTGCCGGATTGGGCAAGCTAAAACGCCCAGTGCTCGAACACGCCCTGGATGAGTTAAGGATATCCGGCACGCCAATTTTAGGAGTGGTGGCTAATATGGCGAGAAATTCGGTGTCGGCTTCTCGTCGAGAGGAATTGACAAAAGAGCGGGTAGCTTATTAG